The Candidatus Poribacteria bacterium genome includes a window with the following:
- the holA gene encoding DNA polymerase III subunit delta, with product MKQKPTPPPNILREIQANKVLPVYLLCGEENFLIEGTLKQMIDHLLTPEMRDFNLSFLEGADIPIREILTQADLYPVMSKWRVVVVRDAPFFKTQQRTTPITLLRNAFKIEITDAPKCISTMAKLLEVNPQQIAERHLDFINAVDSLVDELGSRLTDEERGFIERLPEIAQKLETYATEAGATDDVALLLEWLQSDLPKSSVLIFTVQGPVTERNRVAKAIEAVGRYRSFDPVEAGPSLNRDPLYKKVSEKFAEFGKQITPRAFTQLRTRTGGDMHTIAEAINKIVSFVGDKRQIDEHDVQNVVTQNTFDSIFDLTDAIGKRSIEQALKSLHEVLASGQDPIPVNSMIIRQLRFALQAKLIAERRGLRPLRSRMQFSEFTKNIFQPLVEEMRDFLPKSPSDNILRQNPYVAYKIFQTLHAFTAEELITAIEKTLIVDTQLKTSGQDETGILEQLVCELCASPHGRRPASF from the coding sequence ATGAAACAGAAACCTACACCTCCCCCGAACATCCTTCGCGAAATCCAAGCAAATAAAGTCTTACCGGTCTATCTACTCTGTGGTGAGGAAAATTTCCTCATTGAAGGAACCCTCAAGCAGATGATCGACCATCTGCTCACACCTGAAATGCGTGATTTCAACCTCTCCTTTTTGGAGGGTGCAGATATTCCGATTCGTGAAATTCTCACGCAAGCGGATCTCTACCCAGTCATGTCAAAATGGCGAGTCGTGGTTGTGCGCGATGCGCCATTTTTTAAGACGCAACAACGGACAACACCGATAACACTCCTCCGAAATGCATTCAAAATTGAAATTACAGACGCTCCGAAATGTATCTCTACAATGGCAAAACTCTTAGAGGTGAATCCGCAACAGATCGCGGAACGGCATCTCGACTTCATAAATGCCGTTGACTCACTCGTTGATGAGTTAGGTTCAAGGTTAACCGATGAGGAACGTGGCTTCATAGAGCGTTTGCCGGAAATCGCTCAGAAACTGGAGACCTACGCTACAGAAGCCGGTGCTACTGACGATGTCGCCTTGCTGCTTGAATGGCTTCAAAGTGATCTTCCGAAGAGTAGCGTGCTGATATTCACAGTGCAGGGACCCGTGACCGAACGGAACCGGGTTGCTAAGGCTATCGAGGCTGTGGGACGTTATAGGTCCTTTGATCCCGTAGAAGCCGGTCCGTCGCTGAACCGGGACCCGCTCTATAAGAAAGTCTCGGAGAAATTTGCCGAATTTGGTAAGCAGATAACACCTCGCGCTTTTACGCAACTCCGAACCCGCACCGGCGGCGACATGCACACAATCGCTGAAGCAATAAATAAAATCGTTAGTTTTGTAGGCGACAAACGCCAAATTGACGAACACGATGTCCAGAACGTAGTGACACAGAATACATTTGATAGCATTTTCGATCTCACGGATGCTATCGGAAAGCGTTCAATAGAACAGGCGTTGAAGAGTCTTCACGAGGTGTTAGCAAGTGGACAGGATCCTATCCCGGTTAACTCAATGATTATACGTCAACTCCGATTTGCGCTTCAAGCCAAACTAATTGCTGAAAGAAGAGGACTCCGACCCCTTCGGAGTCGAATGCAGTTCTCCGAATTTACGAAAAACATTTTTCAACCGCTTGTTGAAGAAATGAGAGATTTTTTGCCTAAATCACCCTCTGATAACATTCTAAGGCAGAATCCTTATGTCGCCTACAAAATCTTTCAGACGCTCCATGCTTTCACCGCTGAAGAGTTAATCACTGCGATTGAAAAAACTCTCATAGTGGATACTCAATTGAAAACGAGCGGACAAGATGAAACGGGCATTCTGGAGCAATTGGTATGTGAACTTTGTGCCAGTCCACACGGGAGAAGACCCGCTTCTTTCTAA
- a CDS encoding tyrosine-type recombinase/integrase, producing MKGTRPLDNAEIRKASEAFDGVFAVRNRSLFILGVSVGGRISELLALKVNDVWQNNKPVKDLLFDRNIVKGGEVSRAVPVNVDGRKAIEALIAWHIELYGNADPTRPLFPSRKGQGLKTMTRIAAHNALKGAFEAAGLNGKLGTHSLRKSYAQRLYEQTNDIYAVQEMLGHKSVVTTQRYLGVNYASVRDASEAMSIHAELNVSGKTLSSVDDATDDVLLIELLRRGYDVAQLLEKKDTPQPFQLPADEESSVISV from the coding sequence ATGAAAGGCACAAGACCTTTAGATAATGCTGAAATCCGAAAAGCATCGGAGGCTTTTGACGGTGTATTTGCCGTTAGGAACCGGAGTTTGTTTATATTGGGTGTATCCGTTGGGGGAAGAATTAGTGAGCTGCTTGCCTTGAAGGTAAACGATGTGTGGCAGAATAACAAGCCTGTCAAAGATCTGCTGTTTGATCGGAATATTGTGAAGGGTGGTGAGGTATCGAGAGCGGTGCCTGTGAATGTAGATGGCAGAAAGGCAATTGAGGCACTCATCGCTTGGCATATTGAGTTATATGGGAATGCCGATCCGACCCGTCCATTGTTTCCCTCCCGGAAAGGACAAGGCTTGAAAACGATGACGAGGATAGCAGCACACAACGCACTAAAGGGCGCGTTTGAGGCGGCGGGATTGAACGGAAAACTCGGCACGCATTCTTTGCGGAAGTCTTATGCCCAGCGTCTTTATGAACAGACGAACGATATTTATGCCGTGCAGGAAATGTTAGGGCATAAAAGCGTGGTGACAACACAGCGATATTTGGGTGTAAACTATGCGAGTGTTCGGGATGCGTCGGAGGCGATGTCTATCCATGCCGAACTTAACGTAAGTGGCAAAACGTTAAGTTCGGTGGATGATGCCACGGATGACGTGCTTTTAATTGAATTGCTCCGTAGGGGATATGATGTCGCTCAATTGCTTGAGAAGAAAGACACACCGCAACCATTTCAATTACCTGCTGACGAGGAATCGTCAGTGATTTCCGTGTAA
- a CDS encoding zinc ribbon domain-containing protein, which translates to MPIFEYHCNKCTTEFEVLQRVSDADTPPKCPSCGALDPTKRFSAFATAGTQRETTSDNAT; encoded by the coding sequence ATGCCAATTTTTGAATATCATTGCAATAAATGCACCACTGAATTTGAGGTGCTTCAACGCGTAAGTGATGCTGATACGCCTCCGAAATGTCCCAGTTGTGGTGCGTTGGACCCAACAAAACGCTTCTCTGCGTTCGCTACCGCGGGTACGCAAAGGGAGACCACCAGCGACAACGCAACCTGA
- the hisS gene encoding histidine--tRNA ligase, which produces MATPFIKPRVPRGMRDILPEQMIRRQYVISVIRDVFEEFGFEPLQTPALELSEVLTGKYGPDAEKLIYQAGHAGGKEDISLRYDLSVPLCRVVAMHPQLPKPFKRYQIDPVWRAERPQKGRYRQFFQCDADTVGSDSMLADAENVNLIYQVLSRLGFQQFEININDRKLITGIGQFAGVPTEQLGGLYRSIDKLDKIGLAGVREELAENQISEPVIEKLLALLEVEGDAATVLNALSEQLGDSEVAREGISELEELIGYLTTLGVPDEFYKVNVAMVRGLEYYTGPIYETVVEEPRIGSITGGGRYDELIGSFSKQGYPATGTSFGIERIIDVMEEFDMFPTTVGKTVTQVLVTVFDAELAQESLKLATLLRQNGIRTEVYSRPSRISAQIKYADTKGIPYAVILGSDELEAGKVAIRNLSNREQQIVPREEFVECIQEWIDG; this is translated from the coding sequence ATGGCAACCCCATTCATTAAACCACGCGTCCCACGCGGGATGCGAGATATTTTACCTGAACAGATGATTCGCAGACAGTACGTCATAAGTGTGATTCGTGATGTCTTTGAGGAATTCGGGTTTGAACCTTTACAAACACCTGCCCTCGAATTATCTGAAGTACTTACAGGTAAGTATGGACCGGACGCAGAGAAACTCATCTATCAAGCAGGACACGCCGGTGGAAAGGAGGACATCTCCCTCCGCTACGATCTTTCGGTGCCACTCTGCCGAGTTGTCGCTATGCACCCGCAGCTCCCGAAACCTTTCAAGCGATACCAAATCGATCCCGTCTGGCGAGCGGAACGCCCGCAAAAGGGACGCTATCGTCAATTCTTCCAATGCGATGCAGATACAGTAGGAAGCGATAGCATGCTCGCTGATGCCGAAAACGTCAATCTCATCTACCAAGTGCTTTCTCGCCTCGGTTTCCAGCAATTCGAGATTAATATCAACGACCGAAAACTTATTACTGGAATTGGACAATTTGCTGGCGTGCCTACCGAACAACTCGGTGGACTCTACCGCTCTATTGATAAATTGGATAAAATTGGGTTGGCCGGGGTCAGGGAAGAATTAGCAGAAAATCAGATTTCAGAACCTGTTATTGAGAAACTACTTGCGTTGCTTGAGGTTGAAGGCGATGCAGCGACAGTCCTAAACGCCCTCAGTGAGCAACTTGGCGACTCTGAAGTGGCGCGAGAGGGTATCTCGGAATTGGAGGAATTAATCGGTTATCTCACAACGCTCGGTGTACCAGATGAATTCTACAAAGTGAACGTTGCGATGGTGCGCGGCTTGGAATACTATACCGGTCCGATCTATGAGACTGTTGTTGAAGAACCGAGAATTGGAAGTATCACCGGCGGCGGCAGGTACGATGAACTCATCGGGAGTTTCAGTAAACAGGGTTACCCCGCAACCGGTACCAGTTTCGGTATTGAGCGGATTATTGACGTGATGGAAGAATTCGATATGTTTCCCACCACCGTTGGCAAGACAGTAACACAGGTGTTGGTTACTGTTTTCGATGCCGAACTCGCCCAAGAATCCCTAAAATTGGCCACGCTTCTGCGTCAAAATGGCATCCGGACAGAGGTCTATTCTCGTCCATCGCGTATCAGCGCACAGATAAAGTATGCAGACACTAAAGGCATCCCTTATGCTGTTATCCTCGGTTCTGACGAATTAGAGGCAGGTAAAGTAGCAATTCGGAACCTCTCAAACAGAGAGCAACAGATTGTCCCGCGGGAAGAATTTGTTGAATGCATCCAAGAATGGATAGATGGTTAA
- the hisG gene encoding ATP phosphoribosyltransferase, translating to MQTESQRTLNLLLPKGSLQSDTLELFQRAGYELNGYTETDRSYRATFRDDSEFQIKISRPQEIPVYVGMDDFYDLGITGQDWVEETDAEVEEILPLEYGHIDIILAVREEREDINTFEDLMNLTDGDILISTEYLNLAEKYILEKTENRVAPAILTPWKRLNTRGTYQSPITLMLSFGATEGKPPEEADAIIDNSTASRRTIKANALKEIELLRESESTLIANPKALKDSWKREKIEEFTQALQKGLRRRRSQTLPGHI from the coding sequence ATGCAAACGGAATCACAACGGACCCTGAACCTACTTTTACCAAAAGGAAGTCTACAATCAGATACCCTTGAACTGTTTCAGCGTGCCGGTTACGAACTCAACGGTTATACTGAGACTGACAGATCTTATCGCGCAACTTTCCGCGACGATAGCGAATTTCAGATCAAAATTTCGCGTCCGCAAGAGATACCTGTCTACGTCGGTATGGATGATTTCTACGATTTAGGGATTACTGGTCAAGATTGGGTTGAGGAAACCGACGCGGAAGTTGAAGAAATTTTGCCTCTGGAATACGGTCACATTGATATCATTCTTGCTGTTCGTGAAGAACGAGAAGACATCAACACATTTGAAGATTTGATGAATCTCACCGATGGAGATATCCTTATCTCTACCGAATATTTGAATCTCGCCGAGAAATATATTCTTGAAAAGACAGAAAATAGGGTCGCCCCGGCAATCTTAACACCGTGGAAGCGACTTAATACTCGTGGCACTTATCAGTCTCCCATCACGCTCATGCTGTCTTTCGGTGCGACCGAGGGAAAACCGCCTGAAGAAGCGGATGCTATCATTGACAATTCGACAGCATCACGGCGTACAATCAAGGCGAATGCCCTTAAGGAGATTGAACTCTTACGCGAATCTGAATCTACCCTCATTGCCAATCCGAAAGCACTCAAGGACTCATGGAAGCGAGAAAAGATTGAAGAATTCACGCAGGCACTTCAGAAAGGTCTACGGAGACGGCGGAGTCAGACACTCCCCGGACACATCTAA
- a CDS encoding ATP phosphoribosyltransferase regulatory subunit has product MEKFDKPTGTNDFLPEQMVQRNFVENIVRETFETYGYDQIQTPLFESFALLSAQAGEEIRHKMFTFVGSDRVDYALRPELTAPVCRLIANGQLDHLPYPYKLYYIGQCVRQEPTTDTSEARREFRQAGVELIGPASAHADAEIITIPIRILEKLNISQTKLRIGNTRVFREIFEQIALDPKDQAEMIWDIDHLVRVRNESQLWDMEMLRDELNMLRRSQGSDYQGPHKIETAEIQELTENTASTYREKLPMIAEETYKARWHRYFNISEEVAQCCIDVSKVCGDKDTVMAAWETHLGDTAQAARKELIELCVCLENYGTIDFEINLGITRGFDFYTGTVFQIEFSEKRLPLCGGGRYDRLIASFGGTSTPGAGFAFQFDALVEAFTDTSKVTVNGRKDYFIAAETPEHISKAQQLAETLRGAGKNVEVDLMERDLQTQQDYANQANYDYFICLVPDEPMRRTQVKTGDTQVVTVDDLL; this is encoded by the coding sequence ATGGAAAAGTTTGATAAACCTACTGGAACGAACGATTTTCTACCGGAGCAGATGGTTCAGCGAAATTTCGTCGAAAATATCGTTCGCGAAACTTTTGAAACCTATGGATATGACCAGATTCAAACACCACTGTTTGAATCCTTCGCCCTCCTGTCTGCACAAGCTGGTGAGGAGATCCGTCATAAGATGTTTACGTTCGTCGGCTCAGATCGGGTGGATTATGCCCTAAGACCTGAGTTGACCGCCCCGGTCTGCCGACTCATTGCCAATGGACAATTAGACCATCTCCCTTATCCATATAAGCTTTACTACATCGGACAATGCGTCCGACAGGAACCAACCACGGACACGTCGGAGGCAAGACGTGAATTTCGACAAGCAGGTGTTGAACTTATCGGACCGGCTTCCGCCCATGCAGACGCTGAAATTATTACGATTCCAATCCGAATTCTTGAGAAACTCAACATTTCACAGACAAAGTTAAGAATTGGTAATACACGGGTCTTCCGAGAAATTTTTGAACAGATTGCGCTTGATCCCAAAGACCAAGCAGAAATGATATGGGACATTGACCATCTCGTCCGCGTCCGTAACGAAAGCCAACTTTGGGATATGGAAATGCTCCGCGATGAACTCAATATGTTGCGTCGTTCGCAAGGATCCGATTATCAAGGTCCCCACAAGATTGAGACTGCCGAGATTCAGGAGCTCACTGAAAATACTGCCTCCACTTATAGAGAAAAGCTGCCGATGATTGCTGAGGAAACCTATAAAGCAAGGTGGCACCGTTATTTCAACATTTCGGAAGAGGTTGCTCAGTGCTGTATAGATGTCTCAAAGGTTTGTGGCGATAAGGACACTGTAATGGCAGCGTGGGAAACGCATCTCGGCGACACCGCGCAAGCAGCACGCAAGGAACTGATCGAACTTTGTGTATGTTTGGAGAACTACGGCACTATAGATTTTGAAATCAATTTAGGCATCACGCGCGGATTTGATTTCTATACCGGCACGGTTTTTCAGATTGAATTTTCTGAGAAACGTCTACCCCTCTGTGGCGGTGGGAGATATGATAGACTGATTGCCTCCTTCGGCGGCACATCAACACCTGGTGCTGGGTTCGCGTTTCAGTTCGACGCGCTCGTAGAAGCCTTCACCGATACAAGTAAGGTAACTGTTAATGGAAGAAAAGACTACTTCATCGCAGCAGAAACGCCTGAACACATTTCAAAAGCGCAACAACTCGCTGAAACCTTGCGGGGAGCAGGTAAGAACGTCGAAGTAGATTTGATGGAACGCGATCTACAAACACAACAGGATTACGCGAACCAAGCAAACTACGATTATTTTATCTGCTTGGTCCCCGATGAACCGATGCGCCGAACTCAAGTCAAAACTGGCGACACACAGGTGGTCACCGTTGACGATCTTCTTTAG
- a CDS encoding metallophosphoesterase yields the protein MNQFYQRPNFTRYVILLCCIVQAVQLTIAGCSHTKPYYHPDILESAKQDRKAEGTLQYRLLLLGDGGEPKPDEPVLKTLTEWAEKDAARTSIVFLGDNMYPEGMTERKKHEASTRITPQLAVVKTTGAHGLFIPGNHDWASGKAEGYSALRAQGEFINNALAGEENFLPSGGSPGPVMLELPKANPVLRLIVLDTQWWLHQHEKPKKSPEKIIEELIVLLDTALPVIVVGHHPLESYGSHGGFYDWKAHLFPIRFLKKWLWIPIPVVGSAYPHARWHLYRSDQDMNGARNKNMVAQLNRAFTTRKSPPQGPPLLIYASGHEHSLQVLKGNVTDYLLVSGAAASRKVTAVMSGDNTLFAHQHTGFMAIDFRSDGKVLLRVVEPESNGVVFHRWLTF from the coding sequence ATGAATCAATTTTATCAACGCCCCAACTTCACCCGCTATGTTATCCTTCTCTGTTGCATTGTCCAAGCAGTGCAACTAACAATTGCGGGGTGTAGTCACACAAAACCGTATTACCATCCGGATATACTGGAGAGTGCGAAACAGGATCGTAAAGCGGAGGGCACGCTCCAGTACCGTCTCTTATTACTTGGTGATGGCGGCGAGCCAAAACCGGACGAACCGGTACTGAAAACGCTCACCGAATGGGCGGAAAAAGATGCTGCAAGGACGAGCATTGTTTTTTTAGGGGACAACATGTATCCAGAAGGGATGACAGAACGCAAAAAGCATGAAGCATCAACGCGGATCACACCACAACTCGCGGTTGTCAAAACGACGGGTGCTCATGGGCTTTTTATCCCCGGAAATCATGATTGGGCGAGTGGAAAAGCGGAGGGATATAGCGCGTTGCGCGCACAAGGGGAATTTATTAACAATGCTCTCGCCGGTGAAGAAAATTTCTTGCCATCTGGTGGATCGCCCGGTCCTGTTATGCTTGAACTCCCGAAAGCTAATCCAGTTTTGCGGCTCATCGTGCTGGACACGCAGTGGTGGCTCCATCAACATGAAAAACCGAAAAAATCACCTGAAAAAATTATAGAGGAACTCATAGTACTGTTAGATACGGCATTACCGGTTATCGTTGTCGGACACCATCCGTTAGAAAGCTACGGTTCACACGGCGGCTTTTATGATTGGAAGGCACACCTTTTTCCTATCAGGTTTTTGAAAAAATGGCTCTGGATTCCAATTCCGGTAGTTGGTTCCGCGTATCCTCATGCGCGATGGCATCTCTACAGATCCGACCAAGATATGAACGGTGCGCGTAACAAAAATATGGTAGCGCAGCTAAATCGGGCGTTTACGACTCGAAAATCTCCACCCCAGGGTCCACCGCTTTTAATCTATGCTTCTGGACATGAACACTCCCTTCAGGTCTTAAAAGGCAATGTTACGGATTATCTTCTCGTGAGTGGGGCTGCGGCGAGTCGGAAAGTGACAGCAGTGATGTCTGGAGATAATACGCTATTCGCACATCAACATACCGGTTTCATGGCGATAGATTTTCGCAGCGATGGGAAGGTGTTGTTAAGAGTCGTTGAACCTGAGAGTAACGGTGTTGTATTTCACCGATGGTTGACTTTTTAG
- a CDS encoding YdjY domain-containing protein — MIRSPLLAQRVNFQNLLLKFAIGMFVLVSFTTSGFAQLPDFYVDANSITFSNPTPFEGEEITIWVEVKNIGDGTPTMNEDLVVELYEGDPATKPLQIVCKDVIIELKPKKTGRVKAQWQPPPGKTEIYAIVNPLGEKHIQETDAGNNITRAALTAETRTFPPVTSEQIQSAITKGVDWIEAQQGRHSRTCLQCGTENQLILICITCGASLKGLAENFIPGNTWNFGEDQTQETALALQTLFATGRTPSHPPVQKGLDFLLAGDWNEFAVYQFAVIVPVLVATQDPAYRERAQFAVNQLIKKQLPISGSEFTDERDDGGWGYGYTADGAHMNMVIYALYAAKQWGLDIPPDTWARAEQWIRRNQTETGGWLYNLVDDGSPWAIGVYGSMTATGLWALRACGVPVDDLQVQKGIGWVKKHWTLTRNPGSNSWLYYYLLSLQRFCDIPPTVDMLAGYNWYDEISRMMVSQQQSDGRWRGSESDFLSTCFAVMSLSHALVGPTEPNIGIVPRSLRFSPPAPRVGEAVRLSGTLRNTGTPFDGILNMEFYVDDEKVAATEVLWTPKLGETVVSADWAPTTEGEIELVARVDIADTDESDNTASEKLTVHPQSTGAADVELAKPKKIGENVYQLGNVVFDIGKREVTVPGEINIVGGDANIEFFACGKLGKTHESILIVDAEPIYMLTALGVLDFEPGRNLAVEGDPRPPIGSPVDIWVEWQQGGKVVSRRARELVWNAFREQPMQDTPWIFTGGRIKNRQFTTQLFHNIIAVYRDPDSLFNHPLPTGTDDRTYRVNTDVIPPKGTKVKVIIRPIEA; from the coding sequence ATGATTAGGTCCCCTCTTTTGGCGCAGCGCGTGAATTTCCAAAACTTGCTGTTAAAATTCGCAATCGGAATGTTTGTTCTTGTCTCGTTTACTACGTCTGGATTCGCACAACTTCCAGATTTCTACGTTGATGCTAACAGTATCACCTTCTCGAATCCGACACCTTTTGAAGGAGAAGAGATTACAATCTGGGTTGAGGTGAAGAACATTGGCGATGGTACCCCGACAATGAACGAAGACCTTGTTGTTGAGCTGTACGAAGGGGATCCAGCGACAAAGCCACTCCAAATCGTCTGTAAGGATGTGATCATAGAACTGAAACCCAAAAAGACCGGCAGAGTGAAAGCGCAGTGGCAGCCACCCCCTGGCAAAACAGAAATTTACGCTATCGTTAACCCCCTCGGTGAAAAACATATTCAGGAAACGGACGCAGGAAATAATATCACACGCGCCGCACTTACCGCTGAAACACGAACGTTCCCTCCCGTTACCTCTGAACAGATACAGAGCGCGATAACGAAGGGTGTCGATTGGATAGAAGCACAACAAGGAAGACATAGTCGGACCTGTTTGCAGTGTGGAACAGAAAACCAACTTATCTTAATCTGTATTACCTGTGGCGCAAGCCTGAAGGGGTTAGCTGAAAATTTTATCCCTGGCAATACTTGGAATTTCGGTGAGGATCAGACACAGGAGACAGCGTTGGCATTGCAAACTTTGTTTGCGACAGGACGGACACCTTCGCATCCGCCAGTGCAAAAGGGCTTGGATTTTCTGTTGGCGGGAGATTGGAATGAATTCGCTGTTTATCAATTTGCCGTAATTGTTCCAGTCTTAGTTGCTACGCAAGATCCAGCATACAGAGAACGCGCCCAATTTGCTGTGAATCAGTTAATCAAAAAACAGCTTCCTATCAGCGGCAGTGAGTTCACAGACGAGCGCGACGATGGTGGTTGGGGATATGGTTACACAGCTGACGGTGCCCACATGAACATGGTTATCTATGCGCTTTATGCTGCAAAGCAGTGGGGGCTTGATATTCCGCCTGACACATGGGCACGTGCTGAGCAGTGGATTCGCCGAAACCAAACGGAGACAGGGGGTTGGCTCTATAATTTAGTTGACGACGGTTCACCGTGGGCAATAGGGGTCTATGGAAGCATGACAGCAACTGGATTGTGGGCACTTCGTGCATGTGGTGTTCCTGTTGATGATCTACAGGTTCAAAAAGGCATTGGATGGGTGAAAAAGCATTGGACCTTAACCCGGAATCCCGGTTCTAACTCATGGCTCTATTACTACTTACTCTCGCTGCAACGGTTCTGCGACATTCCGCCAACTGTAGATATGCTTGCCGGTTACAATTGGTACGATGAAATTTCACGGATGATGGTTTCGCAACAACAATCTGATGGAAGGTGGCGCGGATCCGAGAGCGATTTTCTGTCAACCTGTTTTGCTGTGATGTCTTTGAGTCATGCGTTGGTGGGTCCAACGGAACCGAATATAGGGATTGTTCCGCGAAGCCTCCGATTTTCGCCACCTGCTCCACGTGTTGGCGAAGCGGTTCGCCTAAGTGGGACACTTCGGAACACGGGAACTCCTTTTGACGGGATTCTGAACATGGAGTTCTATGTTGACGACGAAAAGGTCGCCGCAACCGAAGTACTTTGGACACCAAAATTGGGAGAGACTGTCGTCTCAGCCGACTGGGCACCTACTACGGAAGGTGAAATAGAGCTTGTCGCACGTGTGGACATTGCAGATACAGATGAAAGCGACAATACCGCTTCGGAGAAACTCACTGTTCATCCACAATCCACCGGTGCTGCGGATGTTGAGTTAGCAAAGCCGAAGAAAATTGGTGAAAATGTGTATCAACTTGGCAATGTCGTTTTTGATATTGGCAAACGTGAGGTAACAGTGCCGGGTGAAATTAATATTGTGGGTGGAGATGCCAATATTGAATTCTTTGCTTGTGGTAAACTCGGTAAAACGCACGAGAGCATCTTAATTGTAGATGCAGAACCAATTTATATGCTTACAGCACTCGGTGTTTTAGATTTTGAGCCCGGTAGGAACCTCGCCGTTGAAGGCGATCCGCGGCCTCCAATAGGTTCGCCTGTTGACATCTGGGTGGAATGGCAACAAGGTGGCAAGGTCGTTTCGCGTCGTGCACGCGAGTTGGTATGGAATGCCTTTAGGGAACAACCGATGCAAGATACGCCGTGGATCTTCACAGGTGGGCGGATTAAAAATAGGCAATTCACTACCCAACTCTTCCATAACATTATCGCAGTCTACCGCGACCCAGATTCACTTTTCAATCATCCCTTGCCAACGGGTACCGATGACCGGACGTATCGTGTCAATACCGATGTGATTCCGCCTAAGGGAACAAAGGTAAAGGTAATTATTCGGCCCATTGAGGCTTAA